From Phycodurus eques isolate BA_2022a chromosome 1, UOR_Pequ_1.1, whole genome shotgun sequence, one genomic window encodes:
- the cdk20 gene encoding cyclin-dependent kinase 20: MEQYSILGRIGEGAHGIVFKAKHVETGETVALKKVALRRLEDAIPNQALREIKALQEIEDNQHVVRLKDVFPHGTGFVLVFDFMLSDLSEVIRNSRRPLTPVQVKGYMLMLLKGVAFLHQNNIMHRDLKPANLLISSSGHLKIADFGLARLLSRQEERLYSHQVATRWYRAPELLYGARKYDEGVDLWAVGCIFGELLNSSPLFPGENDIEQLCCVLRVLGTPTCDTWPEMAELPDYNKITFKENPAIPLEEIVPDSCPHAISLLYNFLVYPSKRRCPARQALLHPYFFCSPLPAHRSELPIPQRGGGHRLHPRPQAAPADFSADAPLSDSLVQPALLRGHASCL; encoded by the exons ATGGAGCAGTACAGCATTCTGGGTCGCATCGGGGAAGGAGCTCACGGCATCGTGTTCAAGGCCAAACACGTGGAG ACGGGAGAAACGGTGGCGCTGAAGAAGGTGGCTCTCAGGCGTTTGGAGGACGCCATTCCCAACCAGGCCCTGCGGGAGATCAAGGCCCTGCAGGAGATTGAGGACAACCAGCAT GTGGTGAGGCTGAAGGACGTCTTCCCGCACGGCACCGGCTTTGTCCTGGTCTTTGACTTCATGCTGTCTGACCTCTCTGAGGTCATCCGCAACTCCCGGCGACCTCTGACCCCGGTGCAGGTCAAAGGTTACATGCTGATGCTTCTGAAGGGTGTGGCCTTCCTGCATCAGAACAACATCATGCACCGG GACCTGAAGCCCGCCAACCTTCTCATCAGCTCATCGGGACACTTGAAGATTGCCGATTTTGGTCTGGCTCGCCTCCTCAGCCGGCAAGAGGAGCGACTCTACAGCCACCAAGTGGCCACAAG GTGGTATCGTGCTCCTGAGTTGCTGTATGGGGCCAGGAAGTATGACGAGGGCGTCGACCTGTG GGCAGTCGGTTGCATTTTCGGGGAGCTGCTGAACTCGTCCCCTCTGTTTCCTGGTGAGAACGACATCGAGCAGCtgtgttgtgtcctccgggtGCTCGGGACACCCACGTGTGACACCTGGCCT GAGATGGCAGAGTTGCCCGATTACAATAAAATCACCTTCAAGGAGAACCCCGCCATCCCATTAGAGGAGATCGTTCCCGACTCCTGCCCCCACGCCATCAGCCTGCTCTACAACTTCCTGGTTTACCCATCCAAGCGGCGATGCCCCGCCCGGCAG GCTCTCCTCCATCCGTACTTCTTCTGCTCGCCTCTTCCCGCCCACCGCTCGGAGCTGCCCATCCCTCAGAGGGGCGGCGGGCACCGCCTCCACCCGCGGCCGCAGGCGGCGCCTGCCGACTTCTCGGCGGACGCGCCCCTGAGCGACAGCCTGGTACAGCCCGCGCTGCTGCGGGGACATGCCTCTTGCCTGTGA